Proteins found in one Mucilaginibacter gracilis genomic segment:
- a CDS encoding DUF6055 domain-containing protein produces the protein MKSSSFGNHCNTPVSGNCRRYRLKDGTRVYGSVNSSSTGTTSFVVPANTTYLWLIVTGAPTQHWKHLNDGNASNDEEWPYQVKLTGTSLDDAVIK, from the coding sequence ATTAAAAGTTCCAGCTTCGGGAACCACTGTAACACTCCAGTTTCAGGGAATTGCAGGCGCTACAGGTTAAAGGACGGTACCCGCGTTTACGGAAGCGTAAATTCCAGTTCAACCGGGACCACCAGCTTTGTGGTTCCTGCCAATACAACCTACCTGTGGCTTATTGTAACCGGTGCTCCAACGCAACATTGGAAGCATTTAAATGACGGCAACGCTTCAAATGATGAAGAATGGCCATATCAAGTTAAATTAACTGGAACCTCACTTGATGATGCTGTGATCAAATGA
- a CDS encoding DUF5695 domain-containing protein — protein MKNQVLRGPDNGDSFTGSLAYVLASDDPTLGKAPFLTAKNVFYPNQKEIDAVEYYIKNFVWGKLQKTDTESPHPYGVYATPDWHVDRDSILRKKISKTNLDKDHVWRSYDYPHIIMLYYNMYQLAKRYPGMVHYLDATAYLKRAKETAKAYFTYPYEILPWYETYKWGCYNEVVLIDLMATLRKEGFNDDADWLKGEWEKKVKYFLYDDPYPFRSEYAVDATAYESTHAIARYAVPNKLKADSNLWYDKNLKSGILMLISALEMAGSLWTGKLQPTWLQEDGLKLRIITWAAILGVKVIPSR, from the coding sequence ATGAAAAATCAGGTTCTCCGCGGACCGGATAACGGGGACAGCTTTACGGGGTCGTTAGCTTACGTATTGGCATCAGATGATCCGACGCTGGGTAAAGCACCTTTTCTGACCGCTAAAAATGTGTTTTATCCAAATCAAAAAGAAATAGATGCTGTAGAATATTACATTAAAAATTTTGTTTGGGGTAAGCTACAAAAAACGGATACCGAAAGTCCGCATCCTTACGGCGTTTATGCAACTCCAGACTGGCATGTAGACAGGGACTCTATATTACGCAAGAAGATCTCAAAAACTAACCTGGACAAAGATCATGTTTGGAGGTCATATGATTACCCGCATATTATCATGCTTTATTATAACATGTATCAACTGGCAAAAAGGTATCCTGGCATGGTTCATTATTTGGATGCCACGGCGTATTTAAAACGGGCCAAAGAAACAGCCAAAGCATATTTTACTTATCCTTACGAAATTTTACCCTGGTATGAAACCTATAAGTGGGGCTGCTATAACGAAGTTGTGTTGATAGATTTAATGGCGACTTTGCGAAAAGAAGGTTTTAATGACGATGCTGATTGGTTAAAAGGCGAGTGGGAGAAAAAAGTAAAGTACTTTTTGTATGATGATCCCTATCCGTTTCGATCCGAGTATGCTGTTGATGCCACGGCTTATGAATCAACACATGCCATAGCCCGTTATGCCGTACCCAATAAGCTTAAAGCCGATAGTAATTTGTGGTATGATAAGAACCTCAAAAGTGGTATTCTCATGCTCATATCAGCGCTGGAGATGGCCGGAAGTTTATGGACAGGGAAATTGCAGCCAACATGGCTTCAAGAGGATGGCTTGAAACTGCGTATTATTACCTGGGCAGCGATTTTAGGGGTAAAAGTGATTCCTTCACGCTAA
- a CDS encoding DUF5695 domain-containing protein produces the protein MGKADGKRYLPCYDTFAWNQLEYFDTNSDGDFKTYIHARYTSSTKPGGTWRQPISSAAILPGATVNYGFKFRWAANYQGIRDILIQEGMVDIQVLPGMTIPTDLTVELLLSTKREIKKVEAEFPGTTIIKRVSHHAR, from the coding sequence TTGGGAAAGGCCGACGGGAAAAGGTACTTACCTTGTTATGATACCTTTGCCTGGAACCAACTGGAATATTTTGACACTAACAGTGATGGTGATTTTAAAACTTATATCCACGCCAGGTATACATCATCCACAAAACCAGGAGGTACCTGGCGGCAACCAATTAGTTCGGCAGCTATTTTGCCGGGTGCTACGGTTAACTATGGATTTAAATTCAGGTGGGCGGCCAATTATCAGGGGATAAGGGATATCCTAATTCAGGAAGGAATGGTAGACATACAGGTTTTGCCTGGCATGACTATACCAACCGATTTAACGGTTGAATTATTGCTAAGCACTAAAAGGGAAATAAAAAAGGTTGAAGCAGAATTTCCAGGTACGACTATTATAAAGCGGGTTAGCCATCACGCTCGTTAA